The DNA sequence ACCTTTTCCTAAGCAGTATCGCTTGGTCCCTATAAATCCAAGTGCACCCTACATCAACAATGCAACTTAAATTTGCCTACTTAACAGAGATTATTATTAGTGATTTATTACCTTCAATCAAGTTCAAATATGAGCAAACCACtacttttatttgtctttattttcctcAACATCCTCAAGTATGGGAGCACATCTGATGCAGACACAGCTATGATCATCGAATCAAGCAAACTAGGCATTCAAAGAACATCACCAGTACAGCATGCTGTCCAAGAAACAAGTTCTTCGCGGTTCGGAAAGGCAGGAGGTTATACTTCTACGGTGCCAAAGACCACAAATCAGCCACGCAGTGGCCGGAGAAGTGCAAGCTGTTCAATCAAACCTCCATCCTTTTTCATGGCTGCACTCAATTATGTCATTTTGGGATTATTCCTCATTACTCGTTTCTTCTGAGACCCTAAACTTATTCTCCATTACATTGGTACCATTACTTAGGATTTAAGCCCCCACTTAATTCCAGTTAAGTCATACAATGTGTTCCTGCTGTTAGCTAGTGTATTATATTGTGAGCGAAGTTAACTTGTGAGAGAGAAATTAGAAAACTCATTCTATGAAGATGAAAGTtgaatatgtgaaaaaaaattagtataaacaAGAACAACATTATTTGGTAATATATTATATCAATTTCAGACAATGTTCTTCTATATAATACATTAAAGAAAGCACATTACGGCGGGATACAATACAACCAATAATAGGAATTAAATAGACACAGATCATAATTCCTACAAGAAACATATGATAATAACTGCAGAAATTCCACTGGAACCAACCATAGatcaacagaaataagattgactAAAAAAGTTAACCTTTTGTACTGATCTTCTTCGATGCTCAGATTCGGAAAACATCTGTTTGGAACCTCTCATCATACAATCTCCAATGCCCATACCTTTCAGTGTGAAAGACAGACCTGGGAATATAGAAATTTGGCTTTTTAATCTCTTTTAGGTGTGCCAAATTGGGCGTTGCATTCACAATGTCTCGACTGGTTAAGTTAGCGCACCCAGACAAATCCAAGAACTCAAGGTTTGAACACCTTTCACATATCAAACTAAGGCCTTTAGCTGATAATTTAGAGAACCTAATCTCCAGAGACTCTAGATGAGGCATAGAATTCGCAATGGCGGCAGCTTCTGATTCTCCATCTTGTGGACAAGCATTTAGATACTCATTCGGAACGATCCCAATGTGCTGAGAGGGATCAAGCCAATTCATGAGATTCCTCTTGAGAACCTTAAGATTGGGGCAATTTTTTCCAACCAACGCCAATGAAACATGGGATATTTCATAACAGTAGCTGACATCAAGCTCCCTAAGCTTTGGACACCTCAAAGCTATTCTAGAGATAGAGTCATCAGTAACATGAGGGCAGCTCCTGATCGACAACACCTCAAGATTTGGGCAACTGAAACGCAGTTCAATCATATTCAAAGCAGGCAAGCAGCAAGAACCAAGGTAAGGCTTCACATGTTGAACTAGAAACTTGAAACCACCATATAAGAAACTATTGAAAATAGTAAATTACAGCATGCCCAATTTCAAGTTTCCAACAATCAAATCATAAATCCACATGAAACAATTAAAAGCACGAAAATTTGAAcctccaaatacaaaataacgagAAAACAGAAGTATGCATACGGTTACCATTATCCATGACTCTCCAAACGAAAAACAATTGAAGGAAATGGGAATCCAAATTGAGAGGCAAGTTCGCACCTTTCGGCGACCAAAGCGAGAGAGCGATCGGAGCAGTGACGAACGCGGATCTCGGTGAGAGATCCATGGCTCCATCGGACGACGGAAGAAAGCATGGAATCGATCTTACGCTCGAAATCAGGGGCCCACCAGATGGGAAGCTCGGGGGAGGGTCGAATTGGGGGTCGAGGTTGAAGATGGTGTGAAGAGAAGGGTCCTTGAAGGCGCGGAGCCATGACTTGCAGACAAGCATGGTGCCTCGCCATCGGTCCTGGATGGTGAGTCGGGAGAAGATGTTGGTGAGGCACTCGTGAGTCAACTCGGCCCAGTCTGGTCCTCCTGACTCGCTGCTTTGTTCTTCTGCGTCGGCTTCCATTGTCTCTCTCTCTGTCTTTCTCTTCCAGATATCTATGTTTatgggctaatttttttttatattgtttaaatatatgtgtaatacattATTATTGGAAGATTGGgtgttttttttatatggtgttttatttaaatcggacggtccgatttgtttgaagagaaaaataaattacaaatcggagggtccgatttgtttggagaaaaaaataaattacaaatcggagggtccgttttgtattttttgttttttttattttttaaaataaaaatcggacggtccgatttcaacattaaaaattttttttttcgaattcacaaatcagaccgtccgatttgtgattgtttgtttgaaaaaaaattaaaacaaacaaatcggTGCATTCGATTTGTACATCCCATACCAATGTGAAACACACTTCTGTTCACAGCTTCTTGTTATACACTTCTCTCTCTCCCACATAAAAAATAACAAGCGATGTTTATGGGGCAGTTCCTTTCTTTTGGATAACTGTTTTTTTAAAGATATATCttttattgcataaaaaaaataaaatttatactcgAAGCACATTATATTAAGATAAaggaatttttttaactaaaaatattaaggAAATATTATCTAATGGATAAAggaaagattaaaaaatatatagtaggtctttaattttttgtcttgcgaacattttatttttgaagattaaaaaatatatttaagtcttAAACTTCTTAAAAAATcgaatttttattaaataagatccgttaaattcaacaaaaaaatttaacttgACTTTTATTAAACTAACATAGTCATTACAGTATCTTACAGAAAGAGAGAGTTTTTAAAACATGACAAATTAGTCTTCTTTCTTTTAAAACAACGCCATTTTAAATAGTACCTCTCCCTTCCAAAGACTCGTCCCTTCTTATCACCACTATACATTGCTGCAACTTTCACAACCATTCTCCCACCTATGTTCTTGCTTGTTATTgttacaaatttttaattttctaaattcaAAGATTTAAATAATGAATACCCTCAAGCGCCATcccaagaagaagaaagatggtgATACGTTGAGATAGTGGTGAAGGCAAATGAACATATGCCACCATCAAGAATAACAACTTCAAAACGAACATTTTTACTTGAGCATCTAACTTTAcctgtaaaaaaaagaaaagaaataattaCATAATTTTGATAACTATGGCATGAATTCATAGAAACAAGAAGAATTTGGGTAGTTTTGAGTGTAGAAGCTCTGAAACTTGAGGTTTAGATCGGAAGTTTTGAGGGACTTAAAGACTTTGATTATGAAAGTGCTTTTTTTCAACATTCTAAAACTGAATGATAAGTCAAATTAGGAATTAGATGATGATGATTCACAGGGAGATCGGTGACGAGGAAGTATTTGTCGGGAGTGACCATTGTTCTTCTGATTTTATTGTTGTGCCAATGGCATCGAAAATTGAAAGTAAGAGTGAATTTGACCACCGTCTGTGGTGGTGTTGGTGCCAAATCCGTCATTGGAGGAGGAAAAACAAGCTTCGacccaaaaaaaagaagaacaagaacaaaaatccCAACAAACAACCCCTTCATCGACCAGATGATCCTTAAGGAAAGAGGTACTCACCAAACGAAGTCGTTTTGAAGGAGGGGGACTAATTTGTTCCTGTTTTGAAAACTTTACCTCTACGTACCGTTTTAAAAACTCTACCTCTACGTAGAACATCGTAACGGCCTGGTCAATTCAATGGGAGTCCAGGTTAGATTTTTTTGTTGAGTTTAACAGACCCTAGTTAATAGAGACCTAGATGTccaattttttaagaaattaatatttgaagaaaaaaatgttTGCGGAATAAAAGATTAGGAACTTATTtgtcattttttctatttttaattaattgttagtgtgttaggtaaataaatttttaataaattttattataagagaattaaattttaaaaaatgttattataaaataaaaatgaatctcTTTTTATAATAATGAAGAACTAATATGTtagatataaataatttttaaaaatttattaaaaattaaaatatttaattagattttattagactaatttaattaattaattattttttatttgacattaaaataagaaaaaaatttaagaattagcaattttaatttgtattcaccaatatttttaattagcaatctaatattatattttagttaatatttttaaatattattaattaattatttgttaaaaataataaattatattaattctaaaataaattaaaaaatgctATGGGTAACGTATAAGACTTCTTAAACATTTCTTAGCGGTTAAGATGATTACTCCTTCTTAGTTAAATATTTAGTtcttttaaaattgttaaattCTTGTGACTCATCCTTTtcgtataaatattaaaaaataattattttaattggtGTGATATTATGTAATTGAACacacttaaaattattttatattaacaatatattaaaattaaatttaaaataaaataataaataaatctttaaaaatttatattttgagtagattaaattctaaaaaatatattaataaatttttttattttaaattcttaattataaagactaatttaaaaataatgtatTCACAtgtattattctaaaaaaatttattaatatttttttgagcGACTAATCTATCAAAAATACAAATATTGAGAGATTTATTTATCCCTTTAttcttaaatttatattttatattaattttaaaattctccAAATATAGATTTTGGATTTGGACGTGTACGAATCTAATCTTTCAAAAGTTCCATTGGCCTTTGAAGGCCTTTGTAGACATTTtccatttaatttaataataatataaacaaaCCATGAATCTCCACGTGTAACACGTGGCATCTTGGATCTTGGTTGATATAACTTAAACTTAGTAGTATCAAATAACAACCAACAGTTTCCATTCCAAAACCCCAATCCAttcaaccaagaagaagagaagctTATCAGAGTCAGAGGAAAATGCCAACCCGATGTGAAATTTGCTGCGAGATTTTGATCGCCATCTTGCTCCCTCCACTCGGTGTTTGCTTCCGCCATGGTTGCTGCAGTGTATGTCTCCATTTCTCACTCTCGCCACATCTTTTCTCTTTGGATCTGGACTTCTAGGATCAGATAATAACACCCTTTTACTTATTTTCACTGTTTTTGTagtaaatttctctttttttttcttctgggTATCATTGTTTTTATCTCTTTTTGATCTAGCTACTTGAAAGTAGTTATTTTTCAGTTAAATGGGAATTTTTTTTCAGTTGGTATAATATTTGATCAATCTGGAGTTGTATGCTACCATTACTCTATTGGTTGTGTGTGTTTCCCTTGTAGATTTATTGATAGTGGATGCATATTTTTTGCAGGTTGAATTCATCATCTGCTTGCTGTTGACTATTCTAGGGTATATCCCTGGGATAATTTATGCACTTTATGCCATTGTCTTTGTTGATCGTGATCAGTACTTTGATGAGTATAGGCGCCCTCTCTATGCACAATACTAGCACCAATTAATGTGGGGTTGTGTCCCCTTGTTCCCTTTATGTACCCTTGTGTTGCATCTCAATCTGAAATGGAACTACACTAAATTTGTTTTTATCTATATATCATTTATGTGAGAACAAGCTTTTTATTCAAGTTATAATGTTTGACACTGTTATTCAGTTTGCTATGATGTTCTTCAAATTAGAAGTAAAAAAGAAAAGGTGATTACTTGTAACACATAATACACAGATTTCTACCAAAAAGGACCAGAATAGATTACTAGGAGGAAAGAAAAAAGACAAAGTATTTGATAGAGTTCTCTATGAGAACTTCATTGGATGGAGCtctctaaaatatttatgaatttccCCCATCTCACTATCCTATATTCACTTATTGGCAACAAAATTTTAAGGAATTTATTAACAACCTGTGAGGGCGATTCATGCACTCCCACAGAGCACCTCCACCACCATAAGTCCATCATGGACGATTCTTGGAATTGAATGGGATAGTATCTTGTGATTCTGGTGTTGGTTATAGGTGCTGATCAGATCAACAATTTTTTAGAACTCTGTGGATAGGGATTGAATAAAATGTCTTAGTAATTTGTTAGGTGTTATtgatttttcccaatttaatatTTGGCTTGTTGAAAGGTGAAATGATATTTGAGATTCCAAGATTCCAAGCTCATTTGAATCAGAGTCTGTTGAGAAAATTTGCAAGCAGATATAATCTTgggaaatttaaaattctcaatttttttaagtaactttttctttttttcctctccTAGACCTATCATGATGTTTTACACTGGGAgaaattatttttcttactaTTCTTATACCAAGAGCTGAAATTTTCTGTGACTTGTGAGGTAGAATTCGGTGTTGCAGATTTGATTTGTGGGAATTGATTAGGGAAAATTAGGTGCTAAATTtgtaaatagaataagaaaatttaGAGGGTGAAATTGCGAATATAAAAAATTGAGATAGGtcagttttaaattattttgacaAGTCCATCTAATGGAACTCTTCTTGAAAGCTCCATAGAAGACTTtgcccagaaaaaaaaaaataaaaaatatactgtaATGTGTCATATGCACTGAAAAAAAAGCTAGTGAATCTTAAGTTCTTAACATGATTCTTTGAATTGTCAGAgaagaaacaaacaaaattaattacaatAGAACCATATCATTCTAAATGACAAATCCTAAATTACAATGGAATAACAAAGATAAGGGTGGATATCAGATATAGGCATATAGCATAATCGAACATTTTATGCATGCAAGTTATTACAATCCTGTGGAACTGGAACTACCCAAATTGGTGGAGGATCAATCCTATCTGCACATTGCATGAGGCTCTTAACATATTTCTCTTGAAGATTAAAAACACCCCAATCATGCCCACCATACATGTAGTCCAAATTCATCTCTTCCCATCTATCATCTGTGAAGTAGATTGAATTTGCTTCACACCCCAAACAAGCTTTAGCATCCATTGATACAGATTCATTAGCACCCAAGAACAGAATTTTATCATGTAAAGATTTCATCTTTTTCCACTTCTTGTCTTCAATATCAAGCTTATAAACAGTAAAATATTTTGTTCTATAAGGACAAATCAATGGTTGTGTATCTTCAGAGGATAAAAGATCTCCTTCTTCTACTACCAACCCATCATCATTAACAAAATTCCCAATAAACCTTTTTACCAGCAGGATATCTTCCCCAGATACCACCAAATACAAATTTGTTGAGAAGTTATCTCCAAGATATGGTCTCTCCTCTTCATAATTCACCTCCATAGTTGGTGTTAA is a window from the Arachis hypogaea cultivar Tifrunner chromosome 1, arahy.Tifrunner.gnm2.J5K5, whole genome shotgun sequence genome containing:
- the LOC112699975 gene encoding UPF0057 membrane protein At4g30660 — translated: MPTRCEICCEILIAILLPPLGVCFRHGCCSVEFIICLLLTILGYIPGIIYALYAIVFVDRDQYFDEYRRPLYAQY